One Nocardioides luti DNA window includes the following coding sequences:
- a CDS encoding ComEC/Rec2 family competence protein — protein sequence MPRPDDDGATVDLRMPLLALAAWLGALVAHGLGAVGLWVAAAVPVAAGAGLRRRRGAGRATEQGSSAAPAVPAAAAVAALVLAVSGAVTLVHEARVAHNPVARLALDGAVATVEGVVTSDPRTVAGRFGDRVLVRLDVRTVTGRGRTHALSTPVVLIGGDAWRQVPLGSRVRTSGLLRPSDGSDAAALLLARGDPVRVARPHPGWRAAAAVRSSLRRSVAHLPDDQRALVPALVDGDDTRVDEDLADDFRVTGLTHLLAVSGTNLTLLVGFLLVLARWVGVRGRWLHLVGALGIAGFVLLARTEPSVVRAAVMGAVALLGLGRNGRQRGTRGLGVAVVVLLLVQPGLAVSVGFALSALATGGILLLGPPWRDALARWLPRWVAEAIAVPATAQLACTPLVAAISGQVSLVAVAANLAAAPVVGPATVLGLAAGLLGLVSDAVGRVAGTVAGWCVAWLVSVARHGAALPSAALDWGTGMVPLAVLTVLTVVVALVGPRLLARPTTGLASGAVLLLAVLVRPPVPGWPPDGWVMVACDVGQGDALVLRAGPHTGVVVDAGPDPGAVDDCLRRLEVTRVPLLVLTHFHADHVDGIDGVLHGRAVGAVETTRLQDPPQGVREVAAATAADGLAARPATYAATRTIGDVTLQVLWPTSDSPTVGPGDGSTANEASVVLLAEVRGVRILLSGDIEPEGQEALARSLPGLRVDVLKVPHHGSRYQDLDFLLSLGARVALVSVGADNDYGHPSADTLVPLEATGARVLRTDLDGDLVVVERDGHLGTVTGR from the coding sequence GTGCCCCGGCCCGACGACGACGGCGCGACCGTCGACCTCCGGATGCCGCTGCTGGCGCTCGCGGCGTGGCTGGGCGCGCTGGTGGCCCACGGCCTGGGCGCGGTCGGCCTGTGGGTGGCGGCCGCGGTGCCCGTGGCGGCGGGTGCCGGGCTGCGTCGCCGTCGGGGAGCGGGCCGGGCGACGGAGCAGGGATCATCGGCCGCCCCGGCCGTCCCGGCCGCCGCGGCCGTGGCGGCGCTGGTGCTGGCGGTGTCGGGTGCGGTGACCCTGGTCCACGAGGCACGGGTGGCCCACAACCCGGTGGCCCGGCTGGCCCTCGACGGTGCGGTCGCGACCGTCGAGGGCGTGGTCACCAGCGACCCGCGCACGGTGGCGGGTCGCTTCGGCGACCGGGTCCTGGTGCGGCTCGACGTCCGGACGGTGACGGGCCGGGGCCGCACCCACGCGCTGTCGACGCCGGTCGTGCTCATCGGCGGCGACGCGTGGCGGCAGGTGCCGCTCGGCAGCCGGGTCCGGACGAGCGGGCTGCTTCGTCCCTCCGACGGCTCCGACGCGGCCGCGCTCCTGCTGGCGCGCGGCGACCCGGTGCGGGTCGCCCGACCACACCCGGGGTGGCGGGCGGCCGCGGCCGTCCGCTCCTCGCTGCGGCGGTCGGTCGCCCACCTGCCGGACGACCAGCGGGCGCTCGTGCCGGCCCTCGTCGACGGCGACGACACCCGGGTGGACGAGGACCTGGCCGACGACTTCCGGGTCACCGGGCTCACGCACCTGCTGGCCGTGTCCGGCACCAACCTCACCCTGCTCGTCGGCTTCCTGCTCGTCCTGGCGCGATGGGTCGGGGTGCGCGGCCGCTGGCTGCACCTGGTCGGAGCGCTCGGCATCGCCGGGTTCGTGCTCCTGGCCCGCACCGAGCCCAGCGTGGTCCGGGCCGCGGTGATGGGTGCGGTGGCGCTGCTCGGCCTCGGTCGCAACGGCCGGCAGCGCGGCACCCGCGGCCTCGGCGTCGCGGTGGTCGTGCTCCTGCTCGTCCAGCCCGGGCTCGCGGTCTCGGTCGGCTTCGCCCTCTCGGCGCTCGCCACCGGCGGCATCCTGCTGCTGGGGCCGCCGTGGCGCGACGCCCTGGCGCGCTGGCTGCCGCGTTGGGTGGCCGAGGCGATCGCCGTGCCGGCCACCGCCCAGCTCGCGTGCACGCCGCTGGTCGCGGCGATCTCGGGCCAGGTCAGCCTGGTCGCCGTCGCGGCCAACCTGGCCGCCGCGCCGGTCGTCGGCCCGGCGACCGTCCTGGGGCTGGCGGCCGGGCTCCTGGGGCTCGTGTCCGACGCCGTCGGCCGGGTCGCGGGGACCGTGGCCGGTTGGTGCGTGGCCTGGCTGGTGTCGGTCGCCCGCCACGGCGCCGCCCTGCCCAGCGCGGCCCTCGACTGGGGGACCGGGATGGTCCCGCTCGCGGTGCTGACCGTGCTGACCGTGGTGGTGGCGCTGGTCGGGCCCCGGCTGCTGGCCCGGCCGACGACCGGGCTGGCGAGCGGCGCCGTGCTCCTGCTGGCGGTGCTGGTGCGTCCGCCCGTGCCCGGCTGGCCACCGGACGGCTGGGTGATGGTGGCCTGCGACGTCGGGCAGGGCGACGCCCTGGTGCTCCGCGCCGGCCCGCACACCGGGGTGGTGGTCGATGCCGGGCCCGACCCGGGAGCGGTCGACGACTGCCTGCGCCGCCTCGAGGTGACCCGGGTGCCGCTGCTCGTGCTGACCCATTTCCACGCCGACCACGTCGACGGCATCGACGGGGTCCTGCACGGCCGGGCGGTCGGTGCGGTCGAGACGACGCGGCTGCAGGACCCGCCGCAGGGCGTCCGCGAGGTGGCCGCGGCCACGGCGGCGGACGGCCTGGCGGCTCGCCCGGCGACGTACGCCGCCACCCGGACGATCGGCGACGTCACCCTGCAGGTGCTGTGGCCGACATCCGACTCCCCGACGGTCGGGCCGGGCGACGGGTCGACCGCCAACGAGGCCTCGGTGGTCCTGCTGGCCGAGGTCCGCGGCGTGCGGATCCTGCTCAGCGGGGACATCGAGCCCGAGGGGCAGGAGGCCCTCGCGCGCTCCCTGCCCGGGCTGCGGGTGGACGTGCTGAAGGTGCCGCACCACGGCAGCCGCTACCAGGACCTCGACTTCCTGCTGTCCCTCGGCGCCCGGGTCGCGCTCGTGTCCGTCGGCGCCGACAACGACTACGGCCACCCGTCCGCGGACACCCTGGTCCCGCTCGAGGCGACCGGCGCCCGGGTGCTCCGCACCGACCTCGACGGCGACCTCGTCGTGGTCGAGCGCGACGGGCACCTCGGCACCGTCACCGGGCGCTGA
- a CDS encoding phosphotransferase: MIPSTIPHGKTARRLQWSFLPPHVRRLVADRCGSPVVDAVSQGAGFTPGFASVLTCEDGSRYFVKAASTKAQRAFAQAYREEARKLTALPPDVPAARLLWSYDADDWVVLGLEHVESRQPRRPWRSADLDASLDLLERVADTLTPAPQAVTTDDFTQDFADFPGYWEHVRSTRPDLDAVHIAEAAALAARFADVCAGDTLVHTDVRDDNILLRPDGTALLCDWNFPCRGAAWLDTVLLMIGPRGDGLDVEAVLAARRLTRDVPTEHVDVVLALLAGYFLRQADEPVPPTSPHLRSAQRWQGEVLWEWLAERRGWV; this comes from the coding sequence GTGATCCCCTCGACGATCCCGCACGGCAAGACGGCCCGACGCCTCCAGTGGAGCTTCCTCCCCCCGCACGTGCGCCGGCTGGTCGCGGACCGCTGCGGCTCCCCCGTGGTCGACGCGGTCTCGCAGGGCGCCGGCTTCACCCCGGGCTTCGCCTCGGTGCTGACCTGCGAGGACGGGTCGCGCTACTTCGTGAAGGCGGCCTCGACCAAGGCGCAGCGCGCGTTCGCGCAGGCCTACCGCGAGGAGGCCCGGAAGCTCACGGCACTCCCCCCTGACGTGCCTGCGGCCCGCCTGCTGTGGTCGTACGACGCCGACGACTGGGTCGTGCTGGGGCTCGAGCACGTGGAGTCCCGCCAGCCGCGCCGACCGTGGCGGTCCGCGGACCTCGACGCGTCCCTCGACCTGCTCGAGCGGGTCGCCGACACCCTGACCCCGGCGCCGCAGGCCGTCACGACCGATGACTTCACCCAGGACTTCGCGGACTTCCCCGGCTACTGGGAGCACGTCCGCTCGACCCGCCCCGACCTCGACGCCGTCCACATCGCCGAGGCGGCCGCCCTGGCGGCCCGGTTCGCGGACGTCTGCGCCGGCGACACCCTGGTCCACACCGACGTGCGCGACGACAACATCCTGCTGCGTCCCGACGGGACCGCCCTGCTCTGCGACTGGAACTTCCCGTGCCGCGGGGCGGCCTGGCTGGACACCGTGCTGCTGATGATCGGCCCCCGTGGCGACGGCCTCGACGTGGAGGCCGTCCTGGCCGCCCGCCGTCTCACGCGGGACGTCCCCACCGAGCACGTGGACGTCGTCCTCGCCCTGCTCGCTGGCTACTTCCTCCGCCAGGCCGACGAGCCGGTGCCGCCCACGTCCCCCCACCTGCGCAGCGCCCAGCGCTGGCAGGGCGAGGTGCTGTGGGAGTGGCTGGCCGAGCGGCGGGGCTGGGTGTGA
- a CDS encoding ATP-grasp domain-containing protein, translating to MEWHELGEDVVASVTSAVTAGGYDVVLPGGDAELLALSEARDDIPCVVPYGTRESVRCILDKLAMTEAAARVGLGVPRTRPATDEEIDTVTATMVLKSRSHALLRSETLVSDDPAELRAAADAMRASGAEPILQEHCDGRLIAVSLVLGDDARVLAAVQQQATGLWPPEAGISVSAETVETDPVLVEQLAGFLDSIGWRGLAEAQFLETRRGPLLIDVNGRCYGSMALASAAGVDLAAVWATSSIGEDVIAPAAEAGVRYQWLYGDVRRGWRSGRDVLGPLVKSWRATHSVWSLRDPKPSMSYLRTLFRSVRDR from the coding sequence GTGGAGTGGCACGAGCTCGGCGAGGACGTCGTCGCCTCCGTGACCTCCGCCGTCACCGCCGGCGGCTACGACGTGGTCCTGCCCGGGGGTGACGCCGAGCTGCTGGCGCTCTCGGAGGCCCGCGACGACATCCCGTGCGTGGTGCCGTACGGCACCCGTGAGTCGGTCCGCTGCATCCTCGACAAGCTCGCCATGACCGAGGCCGCGGCCCGCGTGGGCCTCGGTGTGCCCCGCACCCGGCCGGCCACCGACGAGGAGATCGACACCGTCACCGCGACCATGGTCCTCAAGTCGCGCTCGCACGCGCTGCTGCGCTCCGAGACCCTCGTCTCCGACGACCCCGCCGAGCTGCGCGCGGCCGCCGACGCGATGCGCGCCAGCGGCGCCGAGCCGATCCTCCAGGAGCACTGCGACGGCCGGCTGATCGCGGTCTCGCTGGTGCTCGGTGACGACGCCCGGGTGCTCGCGGCCGTGCAGCAGCAGGCGACCGGCCTGTGGCCGCCCGAGGCCGGGATCAGCGTCAGCGCCGAGACCGTCGAGACCGACCCGGTGCTCGTCGAGCAGCTCGCCGGCTTCCTCGACTCGATCGGCTGGCGCGGGCTCGCCGAGGCCCAGTTCCTCGAGACCCGGCGCGGCCCCTTGCTCATCGACGTCAACGGTCGCTGCTACGGCTCGATGGCGCTCGCCTCCGCCGCCGGCGTCGACCTGGCCGCGGTCTGGGCGACCTCGTCGATCGGGGAGGACGTGATCGCGCCCGCGGCCGAGGCAGGGGTCCGCTACCAGTGGTTGTACGGCGACGTCCGCCGCGGCTGGCGCTCCGGTCGCGACGTGCTGGGCCCCCTGGTGAAGTCCTGGCGGGCCACCCACTCGGTGTGGAGCCTGCGCGACCCCAAGCCGAGCATGTCCTACCTGCGCACGCTGTTCCGGTCGGTGCGCGACCGGTGA
- a CDS encoding thiamine pyrophosphate-dependent enzyme, translating into MPTVAELLIETLAEHGVTQVWGVVGDALNPVTDAIRREDRIEWIGVRHEEVGAFAASAQAQLTDRLAVCMGTVGPGAIHLLNGLYDAKKSHAPVLAICGQVPREDIGSDFFQEVDNDALFADVAVFNRTVTSIDQLPGLIEQAGNAALQHRGVAVLTLPGDVGGLDLPKHTPVPRLVAELPQVTPSDESLRAAADAINDGDKVTLLVGQGARHARAEVLRLAELLRAPMVLTLKAKEGLEDDNPFEVGQSGLLGNHATKVAFDGCDVLVLVGTDFPYRDFLPTGKTVVQLDLRGTHIGRRTPVDHALVGDAQRGLAALLPMLEPKTDDGLLTDARSSYEAWRERQQQFVDPDYDRKPKGLLRRKVDNPESRIRPELLAAAVDRHAASDAVFTTDTGMSTVWLSRFVRMTGTRRLIGSYNLGSMANALPQALGASGLDRRRQVVAFCGDGGLSMLMGDLITAVSHDLPVKLVVFDNGRLGMVKLEMEQVGLPEFGTVLHNPDFAKVAEAVGMRGIRVEDPHDVDAAVREALAHDGPVLVDVLTNPDEIALPPKPTLEQGWGFAIAKSREFVASAE; encoded by the coding sequence ATGCCCACCGTTGCCGAACTCCTGATCGAGACCCTCGCCGAGCACGGCGTGACCCAGGTGTGGGGCGTGGTGGGCGACGCGCTGAACCCGGTGACCGACGCGATCCGCCGCGAGGACCGCATCGAGTGGATCGGGGTGCGCCACGAGGAGGTCGGCGCCTTCGCCGCCAGCGCCCAGGCCCAGCTCACCGACCGCTTGGCCGTCTGCATGGGCACCGTCGGCCCCGGCGCGATCCACCTGCTCAACGGTCTGTACGACGCCAAGAAGTCGCACGCGCCGGTGCTCGCGATCTGCGGGCAGGTCCCACGTGAGGACATCGGCAGCGACTTCTTCCAGGAGGTCGACAACGACGCGCTCTTCGCCGACGTCGCGGTCTTCAACCGGACCGTCACCAGCATCGACCAGCTGCCGGGCCTCATCGAGCAGGCCGGCAACGCCGCCCTGCAGCACCGCGGGGTCGCGGTGCTCACGCTGCCGGGCGACGTCGGCGGGCTGGACCTGCCGAAGCACACGCCGGTGCCCCGTCTGGTCGCCGAGCTCCCGCAGGTCACGCCGAGCGACGAGTCGCTCCGGGCGGCGGCCGACGCGATCAACGACGGCGACAAGGTCACGCTGCTCGTCGGCCAGGGGGCCCGCCACGCCCGGGCGGAGGTGCTCCGCCTCGCCGAGCTGCTGCGGGCGCCGATGGTGCTGACGCTCAAGGCCAAGGAGGGGCTCGAGGACGACAACCCCTTCGAGGTCGGCCAGTCCGGGCTGCTGGGCAACCACGCGACCAAGGTCGCCTTCGACGGGTGCGACGTGCTCGTGCTCGTCGGCACCGACTTCCCCTACCGCGACTTCCTCCCGACCGGGAAGACCGTCGTCCAGCTCGACCTGCGCGGCACCCACATCGGCCGTCGCACCCCCGTCGACCACGCACTCGTCGGCGACGCGCAGCGGGGTCTGGCCGCGCTGCTGCCGATGCTCGAGCCGAAGACCGACGACGGCCTGCTGACCGACGCGCGCTCGTCGTACGAAGCCTGGCGCGAGCGCCAGCAGCAGTTCGTCGACCCCGACTACGACCGGAAGCCCAAGGGCCTGCTCCGCCGCAAGGTGGACAACCCGGAGTCGCGGATCCGCCCCGAGCTCCTCGCCGCGGCGGTGGACCGCCACGCGGCGTCCGACGCGGTCTTCACGACCGACACCGGCATGTCGACGGTCTGGCTGAGCCGCTTCGTCCGGATGACGGGGACCCGCCGCCTGATCGGCTCCTACAACCTGGGCTCGATGGCCAACGCCCTGCCGCAGGCGCTGGGCGCCTCCGGCCTCGACCGGCGCCGCCAGGTCGTCGCGTTCTGCGGCGACGGCGGGCTCTCGATGCTGATGGGCGACCTCATCACCGCCGTCAGCCACGACCTGCCGGTCAAGCTCGTGGTCTTCGACAACGGGCGTCTCGGGATGGTCAAGCTGGAGATGGAGCAGGTCGGCCTGCCCGAGTTCGGCACGGTCCTGCACAACCCGGACTTCGCGAAGGTCGCCGAGGCGGTCGGGATGCGCGGGATCCGGGTCGAGGACCCCCACGACGTGGACGCGGCCGTGCGCGAGGCGCTGGCCCACGACGGCCCGGTGCTCGTGGACGTCCTCACCAACCCGGACGAGATCGCGCTCCCGCCGAAGCCCACGCTCGAGCAGGGCTGGGGATTCGCCATCGCCAAGAGCCGGGAGTTCGTCGCCAGTGCGGAGTGA
- a CDS encoding glutamate synthase-related protein — MLRFFVLGLLVVLGAFAALAASIGGPGWWGLLVLLALLLLLGVYDVVQKKHAILRNYPVLGHMRYLLEGIRPELQQYFIERNFDGRPFDRDTRSSVYQRAKGIKGEQPFGTERDLYAVGYEYLLHSTVPVEPMKEPPRIRIGGPGCTQPYDMALLNVSAMSFGSLSANAITALNRGAAQGGFAHDTGEGAISPYHRNGGDLVWEIGSGYFGARTKDGGFDEQAFAEKAADDQVKMVSLKLSQGAKPGIGGVLPGAKVTQEIAETRDVPQGKTVISPAYHQVFSTPRELVQFLGHFRELAGGKPAGFKLCLGSRTDFLAICKAMVEEDVTPDFIVVDGAEGGTGAAPLEYEDHVGMPLTEGLMSVHNALVGAGLRDRVKIGASGKVATGIDVVKRLVQGADYTNSARAMMMAVGCIQAQTCHTNTCPVGVATQDPRRMRALDVPDKTERVARYQQATVEQAMQVIASMGLHSFDELRPHMLRRRTDPGTIRSYAEMFEHLAPGQLLRDPPASWERDWVRADPDRFRP; from the coding sequence GTGCTGCGCTTCTTCGTGCTGGGTCTCCTCGTCGTGCTCGGTGCGTTCGCCGCCCTGGCCGCCTCGATCGGGGGTCCGGGCTGGTGGGGGCTGCTGGTCCTGCTCGCGCTGCTGCTGCTCCTCGGGGTGTACGACGTCGTGCAGAAGAAGCACGCGATCCTGCGCAACTACCCCGTCCTCGGGCACATGCGCTACCTGCTCGAGGGCATCCGCCCGGAGCTGCAGCAGTACTTCATCGAGCGGAACTTCGACGGCCGGCCCTTCGACCGCGACACCCGCTCCTCGGTCTACCAGCGCGCCAAGGGGATCAAGGGGGAGCAGCCGTTCGGCACCGAGCGGGACCTGTACGCCGTCGGCTACGAGTACCTCCTGCACTCCACGGTCCCGGTCGAGCCGATGAAGGAGCCGCCGCGCATCCGGATCGGCGGCCCCGGCTGCACGCAGCCCTACGACATGGCCCTGCTGAACGTCTCGGCCATGAGCTTCGGGTCCCTGTCGGCCAACGCGATCACCGCGCTCAACCGGGGAGCGGCGCAGGGCGGCTTCGCCCACGACACCGGGGAGGGGGCGATCAGCCCCTACCACCGCAACGGGGGCGACCTGGTCTGGGAGATCGGCTCGGGCTACTTCGGCGCCCGCACGAAGGACGGCGGGTTCGACGAGCAGGCGTTCGCCGAGAAGGCCGCCGACGACCAGGTCAAGATGGTCAGCCTCAAGCTGAGCCAGGGCGCCAAGCCCGGCATCGGGGGCGTCCTGCCGGGCGCCAAGGTGACCCAGGAGATCGCCGAGACCCGGGACGTCCCGCAGGGCAAGACCGTGATCTCCCCGGCGTACCACCAGGTCTTCTCGACGCCGCGGGAGCTCGTCCAGTTCCTCGGCCACTTCCGCGAGCTGGCGGGCGGGAAGCCGGCCGGCTTCAAGCTGTGCCTGGGCTCGCGCACCGACTTCCTGGCGATCTGCAAGGCGATGGTCGAGGAGGACGTCACGCCGGACTTCATCGTGGTCGACGGCGCCGAGGGCGGCACCGGTGCGGCCCCGCTGGAGTACGAGGACCACGTCGGCATGCCGCTGACCGAGGGCCTGATGAGCGTCCACAACGCGCTGGTCGGCGCCGGGCTCCGCGACCGCGTCAAGATCGGTGCGAGCGGCAAGGTCGCGACCGGGATCGACGTGGTCAAGCGGCTGGTCCAGGGCGCCGACTACACCAACTCCGCCCGGGCGATGATGATGGCCGTGGGCTGCATCCAGGCCCAGACCTGCCACACGAACACCTGCCCGGTCGGCGTCGCGACCCAGGACCCGCGGCGGATGCGCGCCCTCGACGTGCCGGACAAGACCGAGCGGGTCGCGCGCTACCAGCAGGCAACCGTCGAGCAGGCGATGCAGGTCATCGCGTCGATGGGCCTGCACTCCTTCGACGAGCTGCGCCCGCACATGCTGCGCCGCCGCACCGACCCCGGCACGATCCGGTCCTACGCCGAGATGTTCGAGCACCTCGCCCCCGGCCAGCTGCTGCGCGACCCGCCCGCATCGTGGGAACGCGACTGGGTACGAGCCGACCCCGACCGCTTCCGCCCGTGA
- the rpsT gene encoding 30S ribosomal protein S20 codes for MANIKSQIKRNRQNEQAHERNKAVKTGLKSAVRKFRELAETGDKDQAVEAGRVAARKLDKAASKGVIHKNQAANRKSAIAKKAASL; via the coding sequence GTGGCGAACATCAAGTCCCAGATCAAGCGCAACCGGCAGAACGAGCAGGCCCACGAGCGGAACAAGGCCGTCAAGACGGGCCTCAAGTCCGCCGTGCGCAAGTTCCGCGAGCTGGCCGAGACCGGCGACAAGGACCAGGCCGTCGAGGCCGGGCGCGTTGCCGCCCGCAAGCTCGACAAGGCTGCGTCCAAGGGCGTCATCCACAAGAACCAGGCCGCCAACCGCAAGTCGGCGATCGCCAAGAAGGCCGCCTCTCTCTGA
- a CDS encoding ComEA family DNA-binding protein: protein MRPRRPSTEHQEAVSRRLALLSAELAAARPAPPGAGPDEPRAEAGHPQPDWSDGHTRVPPGRAPVPMWSPPEPPPAPGAVTGPADEAPLVPVPGRHASRRAGRVVAGLVPETMRGRVLLGPAQVTVVALLVAAALVVTCWWLVRGDAREVEAPRVVATTGAPLAPLSPAAGEASGTGTAGAVATGTVTVDVAGRVRHPGIAVLDAGSRVVDALEAAGGARPGVDLVGLNLARVLVDGEQILVGAPAPAGVAASAVPSAGAAPVALVNLNTASETDLEGLPEVGPVTAQAIIAWRTEHGGFSAVDELLEVDGIGDATLGQLAPYVTV, encoded by the coding sequence ATGCGTCCTCGTCGTCCCAGCACCGAGCACCAGGAAGCCGTGTCCCGTCGGCTCGCCCTGCTGAGCGCCGAGCTGGCCGCCGCCCGACCGGCACCGCCGGGTGCGGGACCGGACGAGCCCCGGGCGGAGGCGGGACACCCGCAGCCGGACTGGTCGGACGGGCACACGCGGGTCCCGCCGGGCCGTGCGCCCGTGCCGATGTGGTCACCGCCGGAGCCGCCACCGGCACCGGGAGCCGTGACCGGTCCGGCGGACGAGGCGCCGCTCGTGCCGGTGCCCGGACGGCACGCGTCCCGCCGCGCCGGCCGGGTGGTGGCGGGTCTGGTGCCGGAGACGATGCGCGGCCGGGTGCTGCTCGGGCCCGCGCAGGTGACGGTGGTCGCGTTGCTGGTCGCGGCGGCCCTGGTGGTGACCTGCTGGTGGCTGGTGCGGGGCGACGCGCGCGAGGTCGAGGCGCCACGTGTGGTCGCGACGACCGGCGCACCGCTGGCTCCGCTCTCCCCGGCGGCCGGTGAGGCGTCCGGCACCGGCACCGCCGGCGCGGTGGCGACCGGGACCGTCACGGTGGACGTGGCCGGCCGGGTGCGGCACCCCGGCATCGCGGTGCTCGACGCCGGCTCCCGGGTGGTCGACGCGCTGGAGGCGGCAGGGGGCGCCCGACCCGGGGTCGATCTCGTCGGGCTGAACCTGGCCCGGGTGCTCGTCGACGGCGAGCAGATCCTGGTCGGGGCCCCGGCACCGGCGGGGGTGGCCGCGTCGGCCGTGCCGTCCGCGGGTGCCGCGCCCGTTGCCCTGGTCAACCTCAACACCGCCTCGGAGACCGACCTGGAGGGGCTCCCGGAGGTGGGCCCCGTCACCGCCCAGGCGATCATCGCGTGGCGCACCGAGCACGGCGGGTTCAGCGCGGTCGACGAGCTGCTCGAGGTCGACGGGATCGGCGACGCCACGCTCGGGCAGCTCGCGCCGTACGTCACCGTCTGA
- the holA gene encoding DNA polymerase III subunit delta, producing MAGPSAPPRAADVLGRVTLVTGKEEFLNERTVVAVRDAVRAHDPDAEMAESPAADLTLATLGEMSAASLFSSIRCVVVRNLEHLPEESVAGLLDYCAEPVEDVALVLVHGGGAKGSGVLAKLRKLKTVTDARSGELKASEFPSFVAAEVRRHGSSIDGEAATFLVTAVGQDLRSLAAAAHQLTNDFLGESLTVERVKQYFGGRAEAKSFAVADAAFWGRREAALEELRWALDAGTASVLVTSAFAGSARGVARYRSAPRGMREADLAREVGVPPWKLRTIRDQARGWSDGGIARAIRAVAQADADIKGAASDASYTLERLVLTVTGLRESR from the coding sequence ATGGCCGGCCCCTCCGCACCCCCTCGCGCAGCAGACGTCCTCGGTCGGGTCACCCTGGTGACCGGCAAGGAGGAGTTCCTCAACGAGCGCACCGTCGTCGCGGTCCGCGACGCGGTCCGGGCGCACGACCCCGACGCCGAGATGGCGGAGAGTCCAGCCGCCGACCTGACGCTCGCGACGCTGGGGGAGATGTCGGCGGCCTCGCTCTTCTCGAGCATCCGCTGCGTGGTGGTCCGCAACCTCGAGCACCTGCCCGAGGAGTCGGTGGCCGGGCTGCTCGACTACTGCGCCGAGCCCGTCGAGGACGTCGCGCTGGTGCTCGTGCACGGTGGCGGCGCCAAGGGCAGCGGGGTGCTGGCCAAGCTGCGCAAGCTGAAGACCGTCACCGACGCCCGCTCGGGCGAGCTGAAGGCCTCGGAGTTCCCGTCGTTCGTGGCGGCCGAGGTGCGCCGCCACGGCTCGAGCATCGACGGGGAGGCCGCGACCTTCCTGGTCACCGCCGTCGGGCAGGACCTCCGCTCGCTGGCGGCCGCCGCCCACCAGCTCACCAACGACTTCCTGGGGGAGTCGCTGACGGTCGAGCGGGTCAAGCAGTACTTCGGCGGCCGGGCCGAGGCCAAGTCCTTCGCCGTCGCGGACGCGGCCTTCTGGGGGCGGCGCGAGGCCGCCCTGGAGGAGCTGCGCTGGGCGCTCGACGCCGGTACGGCGTCGGTACTGGTCACCTCCGCCTTCGCGGGCAGCGCCCGGGGCGTCGCCCGCTACCGCTCCGCGCCGCGCGGGATGCGCGAGGCCGACCTGGCCCGCGAGGTCGGCGTGCCGCCGTGGAAGCTCCGCACGATCCGCGACCAGGCCCGGGGCTGGTCCGACGGCGGCATCGCCCGCGCGATCCGTGCGGTCGCCCAGGCCGACGCCGACATCAAGGGGGCGGCCAGCGACGCGTCGTACACCCTGGAGCGGCTGGTCCTCACGGTCACCGGGCTGCGCGAGTCACGCTGA